A stretch of DNA from Paenibacillus sp. FSL W8-0186:
GAGAACGGTACGATCAAGGGATACCTGGAGTTCGGCGAGGCTGAAGGGCTGCAATTTCCGAAGGTTATGTACACCTCTAAGAAGAACAGCATGGATTTAACGCTTCAGTCGACGCTCCAGCCCGCACTGGAGAACGTGAAAATGCAATACGTCACTCGTGGAAGCTCCCTAACCGAAGAGCAAATCGCGGCGATAAGCGCTCCAGTTATCATCGAAGAGTTGAAGGCTGAACAGGCCGCAGGGACGGGCAGTGCTGCCGTTGCAAATGAAGGCTCTAAGACGGCGGCGGTCAATTACGTTATTGTATACGGCCTGATCGTTCTGTTCTTCATGACCAATATGATGACAGGCAACATGATTGCTGCAGAGGTAACTTCGGAGAAAAGCTCGCGGATCATGGAGATTCTGGTAACGAGCGTTTCACCGCTGACGCAAATGTTCGGCAAAATTCTAGGCATGTTCCTGGTCGGTCTGCTGCAGATCGCCATCTTCATCGCCGTAGTTGCCATCAACCTTGCATTGCCGTACAATCAGGCATCCTTGACCGAGTTGAATTTGGATTTATCGCAAATGGATCTATCCATTCTGCTTGTTGGACTTATTTTCTATATTCTGGGCTATTTCCTCTATGCAACTTTGTACGCAGCGGTCGGCTCCATTGTCAGCCGCACGGAGGATCTTGGCCAGGCGGTGATGCCGATCACGATGCTTTCTCTGGCAGCATTCTATGTGGCGATGTTTAGCTTATCGTCTCCGAATTCCCTTCTGCTCAAGGTGTGCTCTTACATTCCGTTCGTGTCTCCCGTCACGATCCTGCTGCGGTATGGCGCAGGGGATGCAACGCTGCTGGAGGTAGGGCTGTCTCTGCTGGTCCTTATTGTCGCTATTGTCTTCTTCAGCTGGCTGGCCGCCAAGATTTACCGTACGGGAGTCCTGCTGTACGGCAAGCGTCCGACGATGAAGGAGCTGCGCAAAGCGATGAAGGCGTACAAGATTTAACTCCGTGTGAATTTTAAAAATATCATTGAAAACAAAGGAGAAGATGAACATGAAAAATTGGAAACGATCGCTCTTATCCCTCTTTATTTCTGTAGGCTTGCTTGCTGCGGCGGCCCCGGCTATGGCTGCTCCACAGCCAGCTTCGGTCAAGATCAACAACCAAAACGTTGAATTCGCAACAAATGCGCCTATTGTTGATCAAGGAACTACGATGGTGCCGCTGAGATCAACGCTTCAAGCAATGAATGTTCAATTAAGCGATGTACAGGATAGTACGATTCATGTCGTAATGGACGGCAAGGAGATTGTGCTGAACAGCAGGACAGAGCTGATTAACGGCGAGACGTACGCGCCGATTAGAATCGTCGGCGAAGCGGCAGGTTATAAGGTGCATTGGGATCAGCAATCCCGCACAGTGTTTCTTATCTCCGAAGCAACGGGAGAAGGTGCCCGCGGCTTCATGTGGGAAGTCAAACATGGCGGTAATACGGTCTATCTGGTAGGATCGATGCATATTGCGGACGACAGCTTTTATCCGCTGCGTTCGGAATTCGAGGATGCTTTTGCCGAAGCGGATTATTTGGGGGTAGAAATTGACCTTAGCAAGGCTGCTGATGAAGCCAATCAGAAGCTGATCTTGGATGTGGGAATGTATCAGGACGGTACGACTTTGAAGGATCATGTGTCCAAGGAGACATATGCAAAGCTTCAGGATATTTTGCAGCAGAACGGCCTGGAGCCAAACGCCTTTGATGTCTTCAAGCCATGGGTCGTCGAGAGTACCATCAGCACGCTTAAATCGATGCAGTCAGGTTATGAAGCCTCTGCCGGAATCGACCTGTATTTCATCCAGAAAGCCATAGAACGCAAGCTGCCGGTGTTGGAACTGGAAACCTACGAGTCCCAGCTGAGCATGCTCGACGGGTTCTCCAGCGAATTACAGGAGAAAAACCTAAATACCGCCTTGGACAACTTCGATGTTTCGGCTGAACTTGTGGACGATATGGCCGATATGTGGAAATCAGGGGATGATCAGAAACTGCTTGAGTTCACCGAGAGCATGATCGAGGATCCGGAGTATTACAAAGCGATGCTGACAGACCGGAATATCGTTATGGCCGATAAAATCGATGGATACCTGAAAAGCGACAAGAAAGCGGAATATTTCATTGTGGTTGGCGCCGCGCATTTCGCCGGCAAAGACGGCATCGTTCAGTTGTTGCAGGATAAAGGCTATTCCGTCGTTCGCAAATGAGCGTTCGGATAATCTTGCCAAGGCTATTAAGGTAAGTTATAGTGAAAGTAACTGAATATGGAGTGCGGGTGCTGGATAAAGTCCGGCTGAGATTGGAACCTGATGTTCCGGACCGTTAATCTGATCCAGGTAATGCTGGCGTAGAGAACATATCGAATTTAAAGCCATTCGTGTATTCTCGAATGGCTTTTTTGTGTCCTGCAGCCGGTAAATACAAAACGGAGGTAGAGTTGGCAGATGAGAGATTTTCGTTTGTACGCTATTACCGATGAAAGAAGCCATCCCGGCAGGGAGCTTGCCGAAGTGATGGAGGAGGCTATTCTTGGCGGTGCAGATATCGTGCAGCTTCGGGACAAGCACAGCGATCGGGAAGCCGTGCTGGAGAAGGCAAAGCGGCTTCGCGAATTGACCCGCAGGTATGATGTCCCTTTTATCGTCAACGACTATATTGATATTGCGCTTGAGGTAGATGCGGACGGCATTCATCTGGGCCAGGGCGACACACCGCTTTCCGTGGCCAGGGAGCTGGTCGGCGGCAAAATCATCGGCATTTCCACGCATGCGATCGAGGAGGCGCTGCTGGCAGAACAGCAGGGAGCGGACTATATCGGCGTTGGTCCTGTATATCCGACGGCTACGAAGGCGGGTGCAGCACCAGTAACGCTTTCCTATGTTCGCGAGGTAGCTGAGAAAATTCGCATTCCGTTCGTAGCGATCGGCGGCATCAAGCTGCACAATGCGGATGAAGTGATCGCTGCCGGGGCAACGCGAATCTGCGCGGTGACCGAAATTGTAGGCAATCCGGACGTAAGAGGGACATGCGAGGCTTTTATTCGCAAATTAGAGCAAGGGGGAACGGCTCATGGGAAATACGCACAGCGTTGAGCTGAAGGTGAATGGTGTTATGCAGAGCTTGCAGGCGGGAACCGTTCAGGATGTAATCGCCCATTTCGGCTTGACGGGCAAGCCGGTTATCGTAGAAGCGGACGGTGTGATTTTGACCCCCGAGCAGTGGGTGGATACAACGGTGTCTTCAGGGATGGTCATCGAGCTGGTTCATTTTGTGGGAGGGGGTTAAGCGGATGCGGGATGATGCATTGCGTATCGGCGGCCGCTCGCTGTCGTCGCGGTTCTTTATTGGCACAGGGCTGTTTCCCAACCCGTTCGTACAGAAG
This window harbors:
- a CDS encoding ABC transporter permease, whose translation is MNKLLPIINFTFANKVKTKSFVVTTVIFALLLSIGIHVPYLIQMFSGNEGATSSQIGLVYGNQPEIAASLEAFIDKQPDGKIKLMKYEQANDQALMNDMENGTIKGYLEFGEAEGLQFPKVMYTSKKNSMDLTLQSTLQPALENVKMQYVTRGSSLTEEQIAAISAPVIIEELKAEQAAGTGSAAVANEGSKTAAVNYVIVYGLIVLFFMTNMMTGNMIAAEVTSEKSSRIMEILVTSVSPLTQMFGKILGMFLVGLLQIAIFIAVVAINLALPYNQASLTELNLDLSQMDLSILLVGLIFYILGYFLYATLYAAVGSIVSRTEDLGQAVMPITMLSLAAFYVAMFSLSSPNSLLLKVCSYIPFVSPVTILLRYGAGDATLLEVGLSLLVLIVAIVFFSWLAAKIYRTGVLLYGKRPTMKELRKAMKAYKI
- a CDS encoding TraB/GumN family protein: MKNWKRSLLSLFISVGLLAAAAPAMAAPQPASVKINNQNVEFATNAPIVDQGTTMVPLRSTLQAMNVQLSDVQDSTIHVVMDGKEIVLNSRTELINGETYAPIRIVGEAAGYKVHWDQQSRTVFLISEATGEGARGFMWEVKHGGNTVYLVGSMHIADDSFYPLRSEFEDAFAEADYLGVEIDLSKAADEANQKLILDVGMYQDGTTLKDHVSKETYAKLQDILQQNGLEPNAFDVFKPWVVESTISTLKSMQSGYEASAGIDLYFIQKAIERKLPVLELETYESQLSMLDGFSSELQEKNLNTALDNFDVSAELVDDMADMWKSGDDQKLLEFTESMIEDPEYYKAMLTDRNIVMADKIDGYLKSDKKAEYFIVVGAAHFAGKDGIVQLLQDKGYSVVRK
- the thiE gene encoding thiamine phosphate synthase, which produces MRDFRLYAITDERSHPGRELAEVMEEAILGGADIVQLRDKHSDREAVLEKAKRLRELTRRYDVPFIVNDYIDIALEVDADGIHLGQGDTPLSVARELVGGKIIGISTHAIEEALLAEQQGADYIGVGPVYPTATKAGAAPVTLSYVREVAEKIRIPFVAIGGIKLHNADEVIAAGATRICAVTEIVGNPDVRGTCEAFIRKLEQGGTAHGKYAQR
- the thiS gene encoding sulfur carrier protein ThiS, whose translation is MGNTHSVELKVNGVMQSLQAGTVQDVIAHFGLTGKPVIVEADGVILTPEQWVDTTVSSGMVIELVHFVGGG